In Kiritimatiellia bacterium, a genomic segment contains:
- the rmuC gene encoding DNA recombination protein RmuC has translation MNMLPDLLILLLAASATFLAGWSLGRAAARRAASHETNEWIRRARDAETQSATLEGEARQLQGQLDTLRREFEELRNRLDAELQARVRAETQAREAAARLEAERSLLDDARTKLSDTFKALAGDTLAANTGEFLKLARASLEKIVADARGDISQRQAAIDALVRPISETLARMESNLREFEKNRAESFSGLREQINQLVSAHQLLQRETANLVHALKTPQTRGRWGELTLRRVVELAGMTQHVDFEEQVHVQAEGERARADLVVRLPNDRAVIVDAKVSMSAFLASVESDSEEARERALVQHAQQMRAHVDQLASREYWGKYEHSAEFVVMFVPGEAFLSAAVMKAPDLIEYALMRKVILATPASFLALLKAIAYGWRQASAEQNAKEICELGRQLHERIAIFIDHLNNAGQKLRSTVEAYNQAVSSFESRLIPSARRLSDLGAASSRTLENPNTLTVVPRSLEPPA, from the coding sequence ATGAATATGCTCCCCGACCTCCTCATCCTCCTTTTGGCCGCATCTGCAACGTTCCTCGCCGGGTGGTCGCTCGGCCGGGCCGCCGCCCGCCGCGCGGCATCCCATGAAACCAACGAATGGATCCGGCGCGCCCGAGACGCTGAAACACAGTCCGCCACACTGGAAGGCGAGGCACGCCAGCTCCAGGGCCAACTGGACACACTCCGCCGCGAATTCGAAGAGCTGCGAAACCGTCTGGACGCCGAACTGCAGGCGCGCGTCCGCGCCGAAACGCAGGCCCGCGAGGCAGCGGCCCGCCTAGAGGCGGAACGGAGCCTGCTGGACGACGCGCGGACAAAACTGTCCGACACTTTCAAAGCCCTCGCGGGCGATACTCTCGCTGCCAACACCGGCGAGTTTCTCAAACTGGCGCGCGCATCTCTCGAAAAGATTGTCGCCGACGCGCGGGGCGATATCAGCCAACGCCAGGCCGCCATCGACGCCCTCGTCCGGCCCATCTCGGAGACCCTCGCCAGAATGGAGTCCAACCTCCGCGAATTCGAAAAGAACCGCGCGGAATCCTTCTCCGGCCTCCGCGAACAGATCAATCAGCTCGTCTCCGCCCATCAACTGCTGCAACGCGAAACAGCCAACCTGGTCCATGCGCTGAAGACTCCCCAGACTCGCGGCCGCTGGGGCGAATTGACGCTGCGGCGCGTCGTCGAATTGGCTGGCATGACCCAGCACGTCGATTTTGAGGAGCAGGTCCACGTACAAGCAGAAGGCGAACGCGCACGAGCAGATCTAGTGGTCCGTCTCCCCAATGACCGCGCCGTCATCGTCGACGCCAAGGTCTCCATGTCCGCCTTTCTCGCCTCCGTCGAGAGCGATTCCGAAGAGGCGCGGGAACGGGCCCTTGTTCAGCACGCCCAGCAGATGCGCGCGCACGTGGACCAACTCGCAAGCCGCGAATACTGGGGAAAATACGAGCACTCCGCGGAATTCGTCGTGATGTTCGTGCCCGGCGAAGCCTTCCTGTCCGCCGCGGTTATGAAAGCGCCTGACCTCATCGAATATGCGCTTATGCGGAAGGTCATCCTCGCGACGCCTGCGTCATTCCTGGCCCTTCTCAAGGCCATCGCCTATGGATGGCGCCAGGCGAGCGCCGAGCAAAATGCGAAGGAGATTTGCGAACTCGGCCGACAGCTCCACGAGCGCATCGCCATCTTCATCGATCACCTCAACAACGCCGGTCAAAAACTCCGCAGCACCGTCGAAGCCTACAACCAGGCCGTAAGTTCGTTTGAGTCCCGGCTGATCCCCTCCGCCCGCCGATTGAGCGATCTCGGGGCGGCCTCGTCGCGCACACTGGAGAATCCCAATACCCTCACAGTGGTCCCGCGATCCCTCGAGCCGCCCGCCTAG
- the guaB gene encoding IMP dehydrogenase → MRAFPHEALTFDDVSLVAEYADFLPAEADLTTRLSRNIQLNIPFLSSAMDTVTESRMAIAMAMLGGIGIIHKNLTIERQSALVRDVKHHLNGLIVSPVTFRDSQTIEDVHRTRKEKGYAFSGFPILNDEGRLVGILTSSDIKFVRDPRTRIRDVMTTALITAPRGTTLEQAYEIMVKNKIGKLPLVEDGRLVGLYSFSDVSTLIQNIQPLYNRDAEYRLRVGAAVGPADHDRVAALAQEHVDVLVIDTAHGHSKGVLEMTRWIKQHYPHIDVIAGNIVTGDAAIALRDAGADAVKVGIGPGSICTTRVVTGVGVPQITAIYQVAEALEETIPIIADGGIRYSGDVTKAIVAGAHSVMMGSRLAGTEESPGEKIIYQGRQYVAYRGMGSLGAMQTNRGSRERYGIADTPDDDLVPQGIEGMVPYAGTVKQVLTQFCGGLRAAMGFCGCRTIEELRARGKFVRITAAGIAEGHPHNVTITKEAPNYRT, encoded by the coding sequence ATGCGGGCTTTTCCCCACGAGGCCCTGACGTTCGACGACGTGTCGCTCGTGGCGGAATACGCCGATTTTCTGCCCGCGGAGGCCGACCTGACCACGCGCCTCTCGCGGAATATCCAATTGAATATCCCGTTCCTCAGCTCGGCCATGGACACGGTCACCGAGTCCCGCATGGCGATTGCGATGGCCATGCTGGGCGGCATCGGGATCATCCACAAGAATCTCACGATCGAGCGGCAAAGCGCGCTCGTACGCGACGTCAAACACCACCTGAACGGCCTGATCGTCTCGCCCGTCACTTTCCGCGACTCGCAAACCATCGAGGACGTCCACCGGACCCGTAAGGAAAAAGGCTATGCCTTCAGCGGATTTCCGATCCTCAATGACGAGGGGAGGCTCGTCGGCATCCTGACCTCCTCCGACATCAAGTTTGTTCGGGATCCCCGGACCCGCATTCGGGATGTGATGACCACGGCACTCATCACGGCGCCCCGCGGCACCACGCTCGAACAGGCCTATGAGATCATGGTGAAAAACAAAATCGGCAAACTCCCGCTCGTCGAAGATGGGCGGCTCGTCGGCCTTTACAGTTTCTCGGACGTCAGCACTCTCATTCAAAACATCCAGCCGCTGTACAACCGCGACGCGGAATATCGGCTGCGCGTCGGCGCGGCGGTCGGTCCGGCGGATCATGATCGCGTCGCCGCCCTCGCGCAGGAACATGTGGACGTGCTGGTCATTGATACCGCACACGGCCACAGCAAGGGGGTCCTTGAGATGACCCGCTGGATCAAGCAGCACTACCCCCACATCGATGTGATCGCGGGGAATATCGTGACGGGCGACGCTGCCATTGCCCTTCGCGACGCCGGCGCGGACGCTGTCAAGGTGGGCATCGGCCCGGGTTCCATCTGCACCACTCGCGTGGTCACCGGCGTGGGCGTGCCGCAAATCACCGCAATCTATCAGGTCGCGGAGGCGCTCGAGGAAACGATTCCGATTATCGCCGACGGCGGAATTCGCTACTCCGGCGATGTCACCAAGGCGATCGTCGCCGGCGCGCACAGTGTCATGATGGGGTCGCGCCTCGCCGGCACCGAGGAATCGCCGGGCGAAAAAATCATTTATCAGGGCCGCCAATACGTGGCCTACCGTGGCATGGGCAGCCTCGGTGCCATGCAAACCAACCGCGGAAGCCGCGAACGCTACGGCATCGCAGACACGCCGGACGACGACCTCGTCCCTCAGGGTATTGAGGGCATGGTCCCTTACGCTGGCACTGTGAAGCAGGTCCTCACCCAGTTTTGCGGAGGTCTGCGCGCGGCTATGGGATTCTGCGGGTGCCGAACGATTGAAGAGCTCCGCGCGCGCGGCAAGTTCGTCCGCATCACCGCCGCTGGCATCGCCGAAGGCCATCCCCACAATGTCACCATCACCAAAGAGGCGCCGAACTACCGAACCTAG